From the Manis pentadactyla isolate mManPen7 chromosome 7, mManPen7.hap1, whole genome shotgun sequence genome, one window contains:
- the LOC118932624 gene encoding olfactory receptor 2A1/2A42-like has product MEENQTVVTEFILLGFCVGPRIQVLLFGLFSLLYALTLLGNGAILGLVSLNPRLHTPMYFFLCHLAAVDIAYACNTVPQMLVNLLRPAKSISFAGCMAQTFLFMTFAHAESLLLVVMSYDRYVAICHPLRYSVVMSWRACTVLAITSWVFSFLLALVHVVLILRLPFCGPHEINHFFCEVLSVLKLACADTRLNKIVIFAACIFIVLGPLCLVLVSYTRILGAILRIQSGEGRRKAFSTCSSHLCVVGLFFGSAIILYMAPKSHHPEEQQKILLLFYSFFNPLLNPLIYSLRNRDVKGALRRRLFKESRSQLE; this is encoded by the coding sequence ATGGAGGAAAATCAGACAGTGGTTACAGAGTTCATCCTACTGGGATTCTGTGTTGGTCCAAGGATTCAGGTGCTTCTCTTTGGGCTCTTCTCCCTGCTCTACGCCCTCACGCTGCTGGGGAACGGGGCCATCCTGGGGCTCGTCTCCCTGAACCCCCGGctgcacacccccatgtacttcttcctctgccACCTGGCCGCTGTCGACATAGCCTATGCCTGCAACACGGTGCCCCAGATGCTGGTGAACCTCCTGCGTCCAGCCAAGTCCATCTCGTTTGCTGGCTGCATGGCACAGACCTTTCTCTTTATGACTTTTGCTCACGCGGAAAGTCTTCTCCTGGTGGTGATGTCCTATGATcggtatgtggccatctgccaccccctACGTTACTCCGTCGTCATGAGCTGGAGAGCGTGCACGGTCCTGGCCATCACTTCCTGGGTGTTTAGCTTCCTCCTGGCCCTGGTCCACGTGGTTCTCATCCTGAGGCTGCCCTTCTGTGGACCTCATGAAATCAACCACTTCTTCTGTGAAGTCCTGTCGGTCctcaagctggcctgtgctgacACCAGGCTCAACAAAATTGTCATCTTTGCCGCCTGTATTTTTATCGTACTGGGGCCTCTCTGCTTGGTGCTCGTGTCCTACACGCGCATCCTGGGTGCCATCCTGAGGATCCAGTCCGGAGAGGGCCGCagaaaggccttctccacctgctcctcccacctctgCGTGGTGGGGCTCTTCTTTGGCAGCGCCATCATCCTGTACATGGCCCCCAAATCCCACCACCCTGAGGAGCAGCAAAAAATCCTTTtactgttttatagttttttcaaCCCTTTGCTGAACCCActgatctacagcctgaggaacagagATGTCAAGGGTGCTCTGAGGAGAAGGCTGTTCAAGGAAAGTCGTTCCCAGTTGGAGTGA